The following DNA comes from Chloroflexota bacterium.
TGCCCGAGGGCGTGTCCATCCTGGGCGATCAGACCGTGAGCGTAACGGTGAGCGTGTCGCCCATCATTGACAGCATTACGATTCAGCGGCCGGTGAGCATCCAGGGGCTTCACCTAGGCTACACGGCGCGGACTTCGCCGAGCACGGTGGATGTGATCCTGTCGGGGCCGCTCCCTAAGTTGGAGGCGCTGAGCCTGGAGGAAGTGCGGGTTGTGGTGGACTTGTTCGGCCTGGAGCCGGGCGTGCACAAGGTGGTGGCGCAAGCCTTCGCGCCCGAGGGCCTGACGGTGGAGAGCGTCCTGCCCGATACGATTGAGGTGGAAATCCAATTCCCATTGGGGCTGGTTACGCCCACGCCGACCCCGACGCCTACTCCTAGGCCCACTCCTACGCCGACCCGGCGGCCCTAGCGAGGTGCGCGGATGAAGCCCATTGTCGCCGTGGTAGGCCGCCCCAACGTGGGCAAGTCCACGCTGTTCAATCGGCTTGTGGGCCAGCCACTTGCCATCGTAGAGGATTCGCCCGGGACCACCCGCGACCGCCTCTACGCCGATTCGGAGTGGAATGGCCGCACGTTCACGCTGGTGGACACGGGCGGTCTGGTCTTTGAGCAGATGGGCGAAGTGGAGTCCAAGGTGCGCGAGCAGGCGCAGATCGCCATGGCCGAGGCCGATGTCATCGTCTTCATGGTGGATGCGTCCACGGGGTTGACCGCCGCCGACTGGGAGGCCGCCGACCTCCTCCGCCGCACCGACAAGCCCCTCGTCCTGGCCGCCAACAAGGCGGATAACGAAGAGCGTCGCCGGGCGGCCCTGGAGTTCTACGAACTGGGCCTGGGCGAGCCGATTCCCCTCTCCGCGCTTCACGGGACGGGCACAGGCGACCTGCTGGATGCCATCACGGCGTCCTTTGCGCCGGAGGTCGCCGAGGAAGAGGACGAGGCGATGCGGGTGGCCATCGTGGGCCGACCCAACGTGGGCAAGTCCTCGCTGCTGAACGCGCTCCTGGGCGAGGAGCGGGCCATCGTCAGCGAAATCCCAGGCACAACCCGCGACGCCATAGACACCCGCCTGGAATGGGGCGGCGAGCCGATCGTGCTCATAGACACGGCGGGCATCCGCCGCCGCGGGCGCATTGAGCCGGGCGTGGAGAAGTACAGCGTGCTGCGGGCCATGCGCGCCATCCAGCGCGCCGACGTGGCGGTGCTGGTGCTGGACGGCATGGACGGCCCCACGGCCCAGGATGCCCACATCGCGGGCTATATCCTGGAGGAGATGAAGAGCGTCATCGTGGCGGTGAACAAGTGGGATTTGGTGCCGAAGGATTCGCACACCATGCACGCGTACACCCAGGCGGTGCGCGCGGCCCTCCGGTTCATGGACTATGTGCCGGTGCTGTTCATCTCGGCCAAGACGGGCCAGCGGGTGGGGCAGGTGCTGGACACTGCGCTGCGGGTCCGCGATGAGCGCCTGGTGCGCCTGTCCACGGCCGAACTCAATGACATGCTGCGCCAGGCCGTGGCGCGCCAGGCTCCGCCCACGAAGGCCGGCAAGTCGCTGAAGTTCTACTACGTAACCCAGCCCTCGGTGGATCCGCCCACGTTTGTGTTCTTCGTCAACGACAAGGAACTGGTGCACTTCTCCTACGTTCGCTATCTGGAAAACCAGATTCGCGAGCGGTATCCGTTCACGGGCACGCCGTTGCGGTTGCTGTTCCGAGGTCGGGAGCCGAGGCGGAAGAAGGGATAGCGCCAGGGGGCGGCGCGCACCCGAGATCCTTGGGGCTGTCGGGCGCGTGCTTACTCTGGGGGAGATGCGCGTCGCTTCTCTATCTCCGCTGTGATTTCGTCCAGCGTCTTCTGTCCGAACAGAGCATCCCGTTCCTGGGTATAGTCCCCAAGACCGACCATGAACTGTTTGAGAAAGCGAACAGCATCTACGATGCCCAGTTCCTGGTACAGCAGGCGAAGGGCTTGCTGATTGATTTCCACCAGCGGTCTGGCCTGAATCGTCATCTCTCAATCTCCCGAATCACATCCAGCGGTGAGGCCACCTTGACCCGCACGGCAGATCAAACGGTCATCACACTCCAGAGCGCTCCGAATCTGATTGGCACAACTTGCTCCTTCACCTTTGCTCATGCTATCGCAAATTCCGCTTGCGGTCAACGTTCGCGCCGCGGTGAGCGGCAGCGCGAAGGGCATAGACCGTTGGGCAGGTTTCCACACGTGCCCTCTGCCCGCGGCGGCTATGGGAAGCCGCCCTACGGGTCTGCGTTTATTCTCCATTCGTGTGGATTCGTGTTATTCGTGGATAGCCAGCGTAGGGCAGGTTTCCATACCTGCCCCTTCCTTTGGCGGCTATGGGAAGCCGCCCTACGGGTCCGCGTTTATTCTCCATTCGTGTGGATTCGTGTTATTCGTGGATAGCCAGCGTAGGGCAGGTTTCCATACCTGCCCCTTCCTCCGGCGGCTATGGAAAGCCGCCCTACGG
Coding sequences within:
- the der gene encoding ribosome biogenesis GTPase Der, whose protein sequence is MKPIVAVVGRPNVGKSTLFNRLVGQPLAIVEDSPGTTRDRLYADSEWNGRTFTLVDTGGLVFEQMGEVESKVREQAQIAMAEADVIVFMVDASTGLTAADWEAADLLRRTDKPLVLAANKADNEERRRAALEFYELGLGEPIPLSALHGTGTGDLLDAITASFAPEVAEEEDEAMRVAIVGRPNVGKSSLLNALLGEERAIVSEIPGTTRDAIDTRLEWGGEPIVLIDTAGIRRRGRIEPGVEKYSVLRAMRAIQRADVAVLVLDGMDGPTAQDAHIAGYILEEMKSVIVAVNKWDLVPKDSHTMHAYTQAVRAALRFMDYVPVLFISAKTGQRVGQVLDTALRVRDERLVRLSTAELNDMLRQAVARQAPPTKAGKSLKFYYVTQPSVDPPTFVFFVNDKELVHFSYVRYLENQIRERYPFTGTPLRLLFRGREPRRKKG